A window of the Streptomyces sp. NBC_01351 genome harbors these coding sequences:
- a CDS encoding RNA-guided endonuclease InsQ/TnpB family protein, with the protein MMRAYKFLMRPTVGQNIALGEMLRDHCSLYNGALQERRDAYRHVSKTTVRYGDQSAQLKEIRAFDPEGQGRWSFSSQQATLRRLDKAFAAFFEGVKDRRTAGYPRFKGVGHFDTVVFPRDGDGCRWDSTPLGPQTRVRLQGVGHIRVHQHRPVRGQVKTVAVRREGKRWYLILTCGDVPAEPLPQTGSQVGIDMGVTHFLTKSDGVHVANPRLLEASAESLAEAQRHLATFPKRTGRRTKAHRAAARKVATLHAKIRRKRLDHHHKVALDLVREYDVIGHERLNTVGMTKAPAPRPDPERPGNFLPNKAAAKAGLSRSVFDAGWGIFLGILADKAESAGRRVIPVNARDTSRTCPECGHAAKENRTTQAKFECTACGFLANADHVGALNVLSRAGLALCAGA; encoded by the coding sequence ATGATGCGTGCCTACAAGTTCTTGATGCGGCCCACCGTGGGCCAGAACATCGCTCTGGGCGAGATGCTGAGGGATCACTGCTCCCTCTACAACGGAGCCTTGCAGGAACGCCGCGATGCCTACCGGCACGTTTCGAAGACGACGGTCAGGTACGGGGATCAGTCGGCGCAGCTCAAGGAGATCCGGGCATTCGATCCGGAGGGACAGGGGCGCTGGTCGTTCTCCTCGCAGCAGGCCACGCTGCGCCGTCTCGACAAGGCGTTCGCCGCGTTCTTCGAGGGGGTCAAGGACCGGCGGACAGCCGGCTACCCCAGATTCAAGGGCGTGGGGCACTTCGACACGGTGGTGTTCCCCAGGGACGGGGACGGCTGCCGCTGGGACTCCACCCCGCTTGGCCCACAGACCCGGGTGCGTCTGCAAGGCGTCGGACACATCAGGGTCCACCAGCACCGGCCGGTACGCGGCCAGGTCAAGACGGTCGCCGTCAGGCGTGAGGGCAAGCGTTGGTACCTGATTCTCACCTGCGGCGATGTTCCGGCCGAGCCGCTTCCGCAGACGGGTAGCCAGGTTGGTATCGACATGGGTGTAACGCATTTCCTGACCAAGTCCGACGGTGTGCACGTTGCCAACCCACGGCTTCTCGAAGCCTCGGCTGAGTCCCTGGCCGAAGCGCAACGCCACCTGGCGACGTTCCCCAAGCGGACGGGGCGCCGTACCAAGGCACACCGGGCAGCGGCGCGGAAGGTCGCCACGCTGCATGCGAAGATCCGGCGGAAGCGTCTGGACCACCATCACAAAGTCGCCCTCGATCTCGTACGTGAGTACGACGTGATCGGACATGAGCGGCTCAACACGGTGGGCATGACCAAAGCGCCGGCGCCCAGGCCCGACCCCGAACGGCCTGGCAACTTCCTGCCGAACAAAGCAGCTGCGAAAGCGGGCTTGAGTCGAAGCGTTTTTGACGCGGGTTGGGGCATTTTTCTGGGAATCCTGGCGGACAAGGCTGAGAGCGCCGGTCGCCGAGTAATCCCGGTCAATGCCCGCGACACCTCCCGTACGTGCCCCGAATGCGGGCACGCTGCCAAGGAGAATCGCACCACCCAGGCAAAGTTCGAGTGCACCGCATGCGGGTTCCTCGCGAACGCCGACCACGTCGGAGCTTTGAACGTCCTCAGCAGGGCCGGGCTGGCCCTCTGTGCCGGGGCCTAG
- a CDS encoding SanA/YdcF family protein yields MGVKSWAKSVAGRRPRLPRGVRARRWGVQAVMAGCVLALLPSAWTHAAAADRLGTTAQAPAGEVAVVFGAGLWNGRPTPYLANRLDAAAELYRAGKVKVVLVTGDNSRTEYDEPNAMRTYLTGQGVPGDRIVSDFAGFDTWDSCVRAKEIFGVDRAVLISQGFHIRRAVALCQAAGVESYGVGVDDEHDATWYYGGTREVFAAGKAALDAVFKPEPRFLGPKEEGVSRVLAALAD; encoded by the coding sequence ATGGGGGTCAAGAGCTGGGCGAAGTCGGTGGCGGGTCGGCGGCCGAGGCTGCCGCGGGGGGTCCGGGCGCGGCGGTGGGGCGTGCAGGCGGTGATGGCGGGCTGCGTGCTGGCGCTGCTGCCGTCGGCGTGGACGCATGCGGCGGCCGCCGACCGGCTGGGGACGACGGCGCAGGCGCCGGCCGGTGAGGTGGCCGTGGTGTTCGGGGCGGGGCTGTGGAACGGCAGGCCGACGCCCTATCTGGCCAACCGGCTCGACGCCGCGGCCGAGTTGTACCGGGCCGGGAAGGTCAAGGTCGTCCTCGTCACCGGGGACAACAGTCGCACCGAGTACGACGAGCCGAACGCGATGCGCACCTACCTCACCGGGCAGGGGGTGCCGGGAGACCGGATCGTCAGCGATTTCGCGGGCTTCGACACCTGGGACTCGTGCGTGCGGGCCAAGGAGATCTTCGGGGTCGACCGGGCCGTGCTGATCAGCCAGGGCTTCCACATACGCAGGGCCGTGGCCCTGTGCCAGGCCGCCGGCGTGGAGTCGTACGGGGTCGGGGTGGACGACGAGCACGACGCCACCTGGTACTACGGCGGGACCCGCGAGGTGTTCGCGGCGGGCAAGGCGGCGCTGGACGCGGTCTTCAAGCCCGAGCCGCGGTTCCTGGGGCCGAAGGAAGAGGGGGTGTCGCGGGTCCTGGCCGCTCTGGCAGACTGA
- a CDS encoding sirohydrochlorin chelatase: MQQQPTLVAVAHGSRDPRALHTALALLDRVRELRPRLDVRLGHIELNLPLLDDTLREVSGAAVLVPLLLGRGHHVKRDLPAAAARAAHLRTRVAAPLGPHPLLVEALYERLVESGWTPNPGAAVVLAAAGSRDPDSAADTRRTAALLSERLGGAPVVPAYASAAAPTVPDAVRALAARGHHRIAVASYFAAPGRFATQCASAAPALAAAPLGDHPALARLLLHRYDEARALPVSLVRPELVSA; the protein is encoded by the coding sequence ATGCAGCAGCAGCCCACCCTCGTCGCCGTGGCCCACGGCAGCCGGGACCCGCGCGCCCTGCACACCGCCCTCGCCCTCCTCGACCGCGTCCGCGAGCTCCGGCCCCGCCTCGACGTCCGCCTCGGGCACATCGAGCTGAACCTGCCGCTGCTCGACGACACCCTGCGCGAGGTGTCCGGCGCGGCGGTGCTCGTACCGCTGCTGCTCGGCCGCGGCCACCACGTGAAGCGGGACCTCCCCGCGGCCGCCGCCCGGGCCGCGCACCTGCGCACCCGGGTCGCCGCACCCCTCGGCCCGCACCCGCTCCTCGTCGAGGCCCTGTACGAACGCCTCGTGGAGTCCGGCTGGACCCCGAACCCCGGCGCGGCCGTGGTCCTCGCCGCGGCCGGGTCCCGCGACCCCGACTCGGCCGCCGACACCCGCCGCACCGCCGCCCTGCTGTCCGAACGCCTCGGCGGCGCCCCCGTGGTCCCCGCCTACGCCTCGGCCGCCGCGCCCACCGTGCCGGACGCGGTCCGGGCACTGGCCGCCCGCGGCCACCACCGCATCGCCGTGGCCTCGTACTTCGCCGCACCCGGCCGCTTCGCCACCCAGTGCGCGTCGGCCGCGCCCGCCCTGGCCGCCGCCCCGCTCGGCGACCACCCGGCCCTCGCCCGGCTGCTGCTCCACCGCTACGACGAGGCCCGCGCCCTTCCCGTCAGCCTCGTTCGGCCGGAACTCGTCTCCGCCTGA